The window AGGATAAATGGCGCCGTGGATGCCAGTACGTTCCTGCCCGTAGTTACTGAGGTAAGAAAACAGGTCAGGGGAAAATAGATATGACGACTTTAGGCAATGAATTACTTTATGCAAGTCTCGCTGTAAGCGTGATTGCGCTAATTGGACTTTTATTGAAAGAATTTAAGAACAGGGATATTTTATCAAGAGCAATAACACCTCTGATTCTCCTGGGGACAGGCCTTCTCACTTTGGCCTATCTGCTTCTCACTTATTATTTCGTTGCGAGCGACTTTACCTATGAATACGTTTGGCAGTACTCAAGCCGCGATCTGCCGCTTATCTATAAAATAAGCGGGGCATGGGCAGGTCAGCCGGGCACTTACCTATTATGGGCATGGGTGATCTTCCTTTCCGCAGCATGGCTCGCCTACACCACCAGACATGCAAAACCCCTGGCTATAAGAACGCAGATAATAACCCTGATTATAGGCCTATATCTCATAATTCTCACTCTTGTCCAGACCCCGTTCAAATCCATATACGAGGGCAGACCCGATCTTATTGGTTTCGTGCCTCCGGACGGCAGCGGCCTGAACGCCCTGTTAGTAAACTTCTGGATGATAGTCCATCCTCCCCTGATGTTCATAGGCTATGCCGCCATGACAATACCCTTTGCCGCCGCCATCGTGTACCTGCTTACAAAAGACGATGGGTGGGAAGAGTTGAGCAGGCAGTGGGCAAGGTTCACCTGGTTATTCCTGGGCATGGGCATTGCTGTGGGCGGTGTCTGGGCATATCTTGTACTGGGATGGGGCGGTTTCTGGGCCTGGGACCCAGTGGAGACAGCCTCGTTCATACCCTGGCTCACGCTTACAGGTTTCCTTCATGCGGCAGCTCTGCACAGGAAGAACAAGACGACATTCTCAATAGCAGCCCCAATGCTGGCTGCAGTTTCTTTTATTTTAGTACTGTATGCAGCCATCGTTGTCCGAAGCGGGCTTTTTAATTCTGTCCATGCCTTCGGGGACACTTCTACAGGTTCGCTTCTTCTCATATCTATACTGATAATCTCAGTCGTATCCATCGTCCTTGGCATGAGGCGCTACCTTGCCGAGTCTGAAAAGGCTGAAGAAGAGTGGGGATTATGGAGCAAGAGGAATATCTTCTATGTATCCCTGCTATTATTCGTTATCCTGGCTTTCATTTCCTTCTGGGGCATCACTTACCCGGCATTCATCCAGATCACACAAAATCTGAAGGTAAATGTCGCCTCCGATACCAAGAACTTCTTCAATTTATGGAGCTACCCATTCACTATAATACTGCTCCTTGGCCTGGGATTCTGCCTGAACTACAAGGAATCGCAAAAGGATAAGCAGAAACAAACGCTTTTCATCGTGGCTGCAATCACCGTTATAGCCATGTTCCCACGGACAGAGCACTTCTATGTTCTCGATCATACAAGTCCCTTTTTTGTCAGGGAACCAACTCTCTATAAACTGATAGGCTCAATTTCGGTATTGTCTATTTTCCCGCCCATGGTATACGCACTTATATCCACATTCCAGCGCCTGGCAGATTTCCTTCGCCTGGGCAGCCTTCGGCCGAAGATCAAAGGCATAGGTCTGGCTGCAGTTCACTTTGGCGTGGTGTTCATTCTCTTTGGCGCTATCATCAGTTCCAGTTTCACGCAAACCATAGACAGGATAAACATCCCTCTCGCGGCAAAAGGAGAGCAATTTGATGTCGGGAACGGTTATGGCATTAAGGTCCTGGATTTATCAACCAGCAGCCTGGTTGAAACCGGTGTTCCCGCCGGCGCTACCAGGATATCGGATATAATCAGCAATCCTGAAAATTACGCCAATAATGCAGTGCAGGTCAGCGGTCAAATCACAAGTGTGCAGAATGCACAATCCAAAACTCCACCCATCACCTACACAACGTATTTCGAGCTCAACGACGGTACGGGAAATATCTGGGTGGCAACCCAGAGCAATGTACCTGTAGCCATCCCCGAGGGAATTCAGGTGACAGTAACTGGAGCCCTGATGGCTGGTTTTACGAGTCCTTCAACCAACACCACATATCCCCTGATCATTTTCTCAAGCCCGGATGAAATCAGTGAAACATCAGCTTCCGGTCAGTATAAAGTCCAGAGCCTCAGGCTTGAAGTCTACCAAAATAACAGGAAGATCGGAAGCGGAGTCGCAGAGTATCTTGAAGGAAAAGGAAGCGGGACTTTCCCGATGGTGGACAGCAGCATAACAGGAACTGATGTCTATGTGATATTCCAGGGTGTGAGCAGCGGTATTGTGCCATTGAGTCTAAAAATAATACCTGCGGTAAACTTCGCCTGGGTTGGCATCCTGCTGTTCGCTGCGGGAATAATCCTGATAATGGCAATGAAAACAAAAAAGGGCGAATGAACATTACTGGATAGTTCTCGATGTCAGGATATTGACCCAGCCTTTTGGAGAAAAGAAGGTGGCTTCCGGGAGATGGGAAAGTAATCCATGACATGCTTAGCCACAATCAAGAGCCGTCTGACAGCTGCTAGAGTGATGTCAGGAAATTCACATTCGATCTTGATAATACTCGCCATACAGGAAGCCATTCTCAATGTGATTGAAGGGCCTCACTTGCCTAGGAGCATCCGAGGATAAATGCAGAGAACTCCAGGCAAAAACCTGCAAAGTGACTGGCCTTATATACCATAAAAAGTGGTCGGGAAATAAGGAGAAAGTGCTCTGATTATCAGCTTGTCTATGTTGAACAGCAGCATAATGCCAATAACGATGAGCACAAGTCCGGAGAGTTTCTTGAGAATAGGCCCGCGCTTAACGAACCACTGGTATCTGTTCGTGACTTTCTTGCCATAATAGGCTATGGACAGCATGGGAAGGCTCATGCCGACAGAGTAAACGAACAGCATCCATGCGCCGTATGACATGTTGCCTACCGAGGCCACATATGCAAGCACTGCTCCCAGTATGGGCCCAACGCACGGGATCCACAGGATGCCAAGGGACATGCCCAGGAAAAATCCACCTGCCAGGCCTCCCTGAGGGATGCCTGATGAATACCCGCTCATCGAGCCGAAATTCTGCCTCAATCCCTGGGTTATCGAGCTTGAAATCTTTATGAACTCCATGTTTATGTCGTCATCAAAAAGCACAGCACCCATACCTATGATAAATAGAATGGCCAGGCTGCGCAAGGAGTCGGTGTATGCTGTGAACGTGGCGCCGAAAGCTGATACCAGCACTCCCATTGCAGTGAAGGTCAATGCCAGTCCAGAAACGATAGCAAAGGGGCGCAGCCTGTGCCCTCCTGAGCCAGAGAATATCACAGGCACTAGCGGAAGGCAGCACGGCTTCAGTATTGTAACCACGCCTGCTATGAAAACCAGAATAATGGAGGGTGCTGTAGGGTTCATGAGTGCATCAATCTTTCAAAGCGTTATAAGTCGGGGGTTATATAAAAACCTTACTTTACATACAGTGTAAAGTAATAAAAAGCTTCTCTTTCTTAAAAATCGAATACAGACCGCAGGATCAACAGTATATTCCTTTTACGTTCCCTCAACCTGCGGGTGGTATAGGGAAACCAGATCTTTCCGTATGGGATGTAATCCACGACTGTTAAACCTTTCTCTACAAGCTGGTTTTTAAGCTCTTCTCTCACTCCCATCAGCATCTGGAATTCAAGCTTCTTCCTGTGGATTTTATTAGCCTCTATCGCCTCATTTATCAGCAAATCGTCATGGGTTGCGATGGCAAAGAAGGGGCTTCTGTAGAAAAGGTTGTCCATGAGCTTTGAGAAATTAACAGTAATTTCTTTGCGGCTCCTATAGGCTATCCCGCTTTTCTCGCTATATGCACCCTTGACAAGGCGGATGAATCCCCCAGCTGCTGCAATTCTCTTTACATCATTTTCGCTTCTTTTCAGGTTGGACTGAATGGCAATGCCCGTGTTCCCATATTTTCTTAAAATCTCAAGATAGAGGTCAATGGTATCCTCTGTAAAGGGAGAGTTCTCCATGTCGAACCAAATAAAGATGTTCTTTGAAGCTGCGCTGGTTGCGATCTTTTCCACATTCGATGAACAGAGCTTTTTTTCGATAACAAGCCCGAGCTGGGTAAGCTTAATTGAAATTGAAGCGCCAACTTTTGATTTTTCAATATTGTCCAGGAGCCTCAGGATCTCCATAAGATTCTGTTCCGCTTCCAACCGCTCTCGCACATGCTCCCCCAGATAATTGATGATGGTACCCATGCCTGAATTGTTTGCTTTTTTCGCGCGTACAATGGCATCATCCAGGGTCTCGCCTGCGATCCAATGGCGCGCAAATCTGATTAAAAAACTCATTTTCCCTGATGAAGGAATAGATCTGGAACTACTTAAAGGATTAAGATAAGAATCTTAAGCAAGCGGTTTTGGCTGCTTGTGTTCAGGAAGCACAGGCAATTTCATAGTATTTACCAGAATTGGCGAATCCACCTCTTTTGCCCTCTCGCATAGTAATTCTTTACCTTTCTGCGTTATTGCGAACATGGGCACTGACGTACCCACCTGGAGAATGGGTTTCACTATATCACGCACAGTCCTTGAGGCGCATCCGGTTACGATATCAAGTGCCGCAATGAAAGTCCTGGCTTCCCCGGTCTGTAATCCCGTAAGATGCGCACCTATTAAAGTCAATTCAACTCCATATTCTCTCTCCATTTCACGGAGCTTTCCCGCATCCTCCGGACGCACCACACTCACTGCGATATTCTTATATCCAAGTTCACACGCTTTCCTGAAACCCTCCATCTGGTCAATGCTTGCCTTTTCCTTATCAAGCACAATCCCCCCTCGTGCCTCTATTCCCGCGATTATTTCACGTATGGGTTCTGTCTCTATCAGCCCCGACATCAATGCGCCCATCCCCTGCACAAGCTCCGGATTATCTGTGACCACTGTCCCTGCACCGTCGCATACTGTTACCGTGGAGTCTATAATTCCACGCCGCAGGGCAGTCATCATTATCTCGCTTGCCCCGAAATTCACAAAAACGCCATAGTCCAACCTCCTCTGCGGGGTGAACATCCCCAGCTCGCGGATCCTGTACTCCATGTTCTTTTTCGCCTCCTCCGGTGTGAGCTTCGAAACACCTGCGACTTTGCTGAACACCGGGCACCAATCAGCGACAGGTTCACCCACTTCGACAACTTTACCGTTCTTCACCACCACGCGAGTTTTCCCGAAGAGTTCCATTATATGGGGCATTTCAATCACCTGCGAACTTATAGAATTCAAGCAGTTCGGTCGCTTTTACTTTTGAGAGGCGCATGCTAACAACCTCAATGAGGGCGTCCACATGTTCTTTTTTGACGCAGTGAAGGCTTTCCATCCCTTCGAAGATGAGATCAACAAGATAATTTAATTCCTCTTCCGAGAGTTTCAGAAGACGTTCCCTGAAATCCTCCTTTGCCCTGGAAAAATGCTGCGATACAGGAGGAAGCACCGACCTGAATTCATGCCCCGCGTGTGCACAGGTAGGATCGACAAGCTCAGGTGCGAGTTTTTTTAAAATGAGCAGATCCGAAGGACCAAGTTTTCGTGCCATCACCTGGATATTTGGCCGGGCTTCTAATAATATTTCCCCTCTTCAAAAAATCATCTTAACTAAATCTATATATATTTACAAGTATAACTGTTATCAAATATCAGAGGTGGATCAATGGATGCAAAAGATGTCGGGCTTGCTGGCGTTATGGTATTGTCTTCGATAGTGTTAACGTATAAATGGCTCACTCGGCTCGGCCATGATTATGACCCGGTCATTCTTATGGCAGCCATGCTCCTGATCGGTTCTCTGGCAATGATGATTCTATTGCTCAATACAAGAGTGCGGGTCTTGGAAGAATCTTTAAATGCGAAAGAGCGCTCCATAAGGATAAACATCAAAGGCGTTGAGGAGAACCTGGGACGAAAGATAGAGGACGTGTCCAACAAAACCAGCAATACTATAGGGGAATTCTCTAAGAGGATTTATCGCTGAAAGCCTCTTCAACCATATCCATTATCCTTCCCATCACGTCTCTTGCCTCGTCAGTGCTCCTGATTCGCCTGATATCCACGCGGCCACTCTTGTATATCATCACGCTCTTTCCTTCCATTTCAAAGCGCGCAACCCCAAGTTTCACTGAGCATTTCAAATCCTTTGCTTCTATGTTGCGCAAGAATTCGCATAATCTCT is drawn from Candidatus Methanoperedens sp. and contains these coding sequences:
- the ccsA gene encoding cytochrome c biogenesis protein CcsA, which gives rise to MTTLGNELLYASLAVSVIALIGLLLKEFKNRDILSRAITPLILLGTGLLTLAYLLLTYYFVASDFTYEYVWQYSSRDLPLIYKISGAWAGQPGTYLLWAWVIFLSAAWLAYTTRHAKPLAIRTQIITLIIGLYLIILTLVQTPFKSIYEGRPDLIGFVPPDGSGLNALLVNFWMIVHPPLMFIGYAAMTIPFAAAIVYLLTKDDGWEELSRQWARFTWLFLGMGIAVGGVWAYLVLGWGGFWAWDPVETASFIPWLTLTGFLHAAALHRKNKTTFSIAAPMLAAVSFILVLYAAIVVRSGLFNSVHAFGDTSTGSLLLISILIISVVSIVLGMRRYLAESEKAEEEWGLWSKRNIFYVSLLLFVILAFISFWGITYPAFIQITQNLKVNVASDTKNFFNLWSYPFTIILLLGLGFCLNYKESQKDKQKQTLFIVAAITVIAMFPRTEHFYVLDHTSPFFVREPTLYKLIGSISVLSIFPPMVYALISTFQRLADFLRLGSLRPKIKGIGLAAVHFGVVFILFGAIISSSFTQTIDRINIPLAAKGEQFDVGNGYGIKVLDLSTSSLVETGVPAGATRISDIISNPENYANNAVQVSGQITSVQNAQSKTPPITYTTYFELNDGTGNIWVATQSNVPVAIPEGIQVTVTGALMAGFTSPSTNTTYPLIIFSSPDEISETSASGQYKVQSLRLEVYQNNRKIGSGVAEYLEGKGSGTFPMVDSSITGTDVYVIFQGVSSGIVPLSLKIIPAVNFAWVGILLFAAGIILIMAMKTKKGE
- a CDS encoding cytochrome c biogenesis CcdA family protein, coding for MNPTAPSIILVFIAGVVTILKPCCLPLVPVIFSGSGGHRLRPFAIVSGLALTFTAMGVLVSAFGATFTAYTDSLRSLAILFIIGMGAVLFDDDINMEFIKISSSITQGLRQNFGSMSGYSSGIPQGGLAGGFFLGMSLGILWIPCVGPILGAVLAYVASVGNMSYGAWMLFVYSVGMSLPMLSIAYYGKKVTNRYQWFVKRGPILKKLSGLVLIVIGIMLLFNIDKLIIRALSPYFPTTFYGI
- a CDS encoding proline dehydrogenase family protein, giving the protein MSFLIRFARHWIAGETLDDAIVRAKKANNSGMGTIINYLGEHVRERLEAEQNLMEILRLLDNIEKSKVGASISIKLTQLGLVIEKKLCSSNVEKIATSAASKNIFIWFDMENSPFTEDTIDLYLEILRKYGNTGIAIQSNLKRSENDVKRIAAAGGFIRLVKGAYSEKSGIAYRSRKEITVNFSKLMDNLFYRSPFFAIATHDDLLINEAIEANKIHRKKLEFQMLMGVREELKNQLVEKGLTVVDYIPYGKIWFPYTTRRLRERKRNILLILRSVFDF
- a CDS encoding DUF2099 family protein produces the protein MPHIMELFGKTRVVVKNGKVVEVGEPVADWCPVFSKVAGVSKLTPEEAKKNMEYRIRELGMFTPQRRLDYGVFVNFGASEIMMTALRRGIIDSTVTVCDGAGTVVTDNPELVQGMGALMSGLIETEPIREIIAGIEARGGIVLDKEKASIDQMEGFRKACELGYKNIAVSVVRPEDAGKLREMEREYGVELTLIGAHLTGLQTGEARTFIAALDIVTGCASRTVRDIVKPILQVGTSVPMFAITQKGKELLCERAKEVDSPILVNTMKLPVLPEHKQPKPLA